DNA from Triticum aestivum cultivar Chinese Spring chromosome 7D, IWGSC CS RefSeq v2.1, whole genome shotgun sequence:
GCAGGCACTGGACGCGCCATCCCTGGATCCCGACGTGGTGCAGTCCCCTTCCCCTGGGCTGGTGGCGGGCCTGCCATCATCCCAGGCCCCGGCTCGCCTTCCGCCGTGCTCCAAGGGCCGGTCCCGCTCGACATCGTCTCCTGCCATGGTTGCGCGGAAGAGCGCGCGGCTGGGCTCTTCGGGACTGGATGGGGCATCGCCCAATGCCATTGAGAAGGCTCTGCACCGTGCAACAGTTCGCAACCTTGATCCAGGTCCGTCCCACCTACCTCCCCTCATAGCTTCTAGATGATGATTCCTCAAACTTCTCCGCTCTTGCGGGAGTGCCCCTTGCGCACCTAGCCAAAATTGCGGCCGGCCCCGCTATCGTCTTCCACGGAGAGAAGGGCCCTGTTCTTGAGCAGCTAGCCGCCCTCCAGGCCAAGGAAATCCTGGATGGATATCTCGTGGCGGCCCGGGCTCGGGCTTCTGCGGCGGTGGATGACCCGGTCACGCCCCGCCCCCTGGAAAGAGGTGAGGCCGGCCCTCTAGACCCACAGGAGGTGTGTGGCCGCACCCGCGCCCGTACCAGACAGCTGCGTCGCGCCATTAGTGCTTCCACTTCTCCGGGGTCCCGGGCGGACCCCCTTGAGGAATAAATGCGGGCACTCTTCTGGAACCTGCGGGGCTTTGGGCATGATGGCCACCGCAGGCAATTAGTTGAATACATGCGTGATGAAGACATCGACATTGTTGCGATTTCGGAGACCATGCGAACTGAATTCTCCTTAGCTGAGCTTGAGCGTTTGAGTAGGCACTTGTTTGCATGGCACTGACTGCCCTTTTCGGGATCAGCTGGTCACTCATGTGGTATCCTACCAGGCGTGAAGGATACCACCTTTGATGTGGGATCCATGGACCGAGGGGAGTTCTTCGTGAGTATGGAGGTTTGGGAGCGAGCTATCAACTTCAAGTGGGAAGTGATAGTGGTGTATGGCCCGGCTGAGCACTCCCGATCCTAGGCCTTCCTAGTAGAGATCTGCCAGAAAGTTGAGGCTGCGACACTTCCAGTAATAATAGGGGGCGATTTTAACCTCATCCGCTCCCCTTTAGATAAAAGTAATGCTCGGGTCGATGTACCCGATTTGCAGCGATTCAATGATTGGATTTCTGATCTCGGTATCTGAGAGCTTGACCGAGTTGGCGCGCGGTTCACTTGGACCAATCGTCAGCTCAACCCCACGCAAAGTGTCCTTGACAGGGTGTTCATGTCCCCGGAGTGGAAGGTGCGGTTCCTCTTGCATCCCTTCTGCTCTCATCCGGATAGGGTCGGACCACGTCCCCCTTCTGTTCTCATCCTCGGATGAGAGGCCGCGACCCCCTTCGAGGTTTCGATTTGAGGCCTTAGGTTGCGTCAACCGGGCTTCATCGAGGCTGTTAGGGCACATTGGATGGCAGCGTGAGGGAGCCACATTGGGTGATGTCTGCGGTTGACGATTGGCACTTCTTAGCCAAGCGTTCCAGACAATTTATGAAAGGATGGGGGCCAATGTTGGGCGAGACCTTAAGCTCCGAAAAGGCGCCTTACTCCTAGAAATCCAAAGCTTGGACCTTAGGGCTGATGCAGCCGGCCTATCCCCGGTTGAATGGGCTCTGCGATATAGTTTAGAAGACGAGCTACTTGAAATCTACCGGAAGTAAGAGGAGTATTGGCGCCAACGGGGGTCCTTTAACTAGGTCCTCTTTGGTGATGCCAACACAACTTACTTCTAGGCCATCGCTAATGGCCGCCGGCGTAGGTGCACCCTCCCGCTTCTATGGGATGGTGGTCAATTGCTGTAGGATCCCGGAGAAATCCGTGAGCAGGTAGACGGTTTCTATAAGGACCTCTTGGCTGGCCGCCCCCGTTCGGGCCTTGCCCTCACAGATTCCATTTGGGACGAGGGTCAACGGGTCACGGCCTCAGAGAATAGGGCTCTGCTAGGCGCCTTTGAGGAGAACGAGGTGGCAGCGATCATTAAGGGTATGAATCCCGCCTCGGCCTCGGGGCCTGATGGACTCCTGGTGCACTTCTTCCAAACCTTCTGGCCCTCCATTAAGGGGGAGATCATGGCGCTCTTCCACGAGTTGGCTCAGGGTGTTCTGGACCTCCCCCGGCTCAACTTCGGGATCATCACTCTTATCCCGAAGGTGCAAGGCGCATCGGATATTCGGCAGTTCCGGCCGATCACAGTCATCAACGTGATCTTCCGGATTATGGCTAAAGGGTATGCCAGTAGGGTGGCCCTTATAGCACCACGGATTATCCACCCAAACTAGACGGCCTTTGTCAAAGGCCGCCTCATCCTTGATGGGATTCTTGTCCTCCATGAGGTTATTCATGAGGTCAAGTCAAAACAACTGCAAGCGGTGTTTTTCAAGATCAACTTTCACAAAGCGTACGACACGGTTCACTGGTCCTTCCTTCAGGAAGTATTATACAAGACGGGATTTGATCCGCAATGGATCATCCGGGTGATGCAAATGGTGATGAGTGGGAGGACGGCCATTAATATCAATGGCGAGGTTGGACCCTACTtccgcacggagcaaggcgtccGACAAGGGGACCCCTTCTCCCCCTTCTTATTCAACCTCATGGTTGATGCCTTGGCCGCTATCCTGGATAAGGCCAAGGGGGCCGGCCACATTAAGGGTGTATGCCCCCACCTCCTTGGGGCGGGCGGCATCACCCATCTCCAGTATGCGGATGACACGATCCTTATGGTAGAAGGATCTAACGAGGATATTGCTCACCTCAAATTCCTACTTCTATGCTTCCAGGAGATGTTCGGGCTAACTATTAGCTTCACCAAGAGTGAGGTTATGGTCACGGGCTACACGGAAGAGGAGAGGACTAGTATAGCGAACCGGCTTAATTGTCGATTAGGGACCTTCCCAACTACCTACCTAGGCATGCCCATCAGTGACAACCgtatcctggaaaaagacctacgCCCATCAGTGGCCAAAGTTCAACACTGGGTGGAACCTTAGCAGGGACGTTGGCTGTCCAAAGCGGCTCGGGTTGCCCTGATCAACTCGTCGATGATTAGTCTACTGATGTATTTGATGGGGTTCTATAGCCTAAATGAATCCCTGCACCATGATGTGGCCAAGTACCAGTCCCGGTTCTTCTGGGCGGGGAAAGGTGATAAACAGAAATACCACATGGTCAAATGGAGCTTTGCAAACCCAAGGACCGGGGGGGGTCTCGGGATCATCTCATCCAAAAGGATGAATATTGCTCTTCTAGCGAAATGGCTATGGAGGATCGCCCCCGGAGAGGGTGGCCTGTGGCTAGACATTATTCGCGCTAAGTACTTGCGTGGCCAACCCCTAGCGTTCGCTCAAAGATCGGGTGGATCGCAATTCTGGCAAACGATTGTTAAGCTGATGCCAGTTCTATGGCTCGACTCTTCGATTGAAGTGGGCCTGGGCACTGCCACCCTTTTCTGGCTAGACAGATGGTGCGGCACCCAGCCTTCGCCTCTCATTTCCAGGCGTTGTTCAATATCTGCGCCGACAAAAACTTGACAGTGGCAGCCGCCCTGTCAAACCTCGAGAATATCGCCTTTAGGTGGACCTTCGGCCCCGGTGAATGGGACCTTTGGGAGGATCTAGTAGCTTGCGTAGCTCTCCACACTCCGTCCATAGATGAGGACGTGGTGCATTGGCACCTCGAGTCCAATGGGCGGTTCTCCACGAAATTGCTATACCAAGCGATTATGCCGACCCCGGGACCGATAGAATTGAACCTCCTTTGGGAGATCAAACTACCCCTGAAGATTAAGATCTTCCTTTGGCAGTTGGTGCGCGGACGCGTCCCCTCCGGTACGGAGGTGGTGAAGCGGAACGGCCCTTCCGATGGGATGTGCCCTTTGTGTTTCGGTCCCGAAGGACTCCAACCATATATTCTTCATATGTCCGACCGCAAGATTTCTTTGGAGCTGTTTACGGGAGGCTGTGGGTGGCGGATGGTGTCATACCAACCTGCCCGATATGTTTAACGAGGTGCTCGGTCCCAACAACTCCGCTAGGCGACCTGCCCTCTGGGTGACCATTGGCGCCCTTCTCTGGACGCTATGGAATATCCGTAATAAGCTTGTGATAGAGCATGTTATTCCTCTTTGTGCGGCTGATGCAGTGTTCAAACTATGTGATTTTCTACAGCTATGGCGGCCGCTTAGTCGGCGCCACGATCGGGACGCCATCAACGGAGCCATAGCCGCGCTTCGGTCCATCGCCGCCCGCTGACCGCGCCACCGCCCCCGGAGCTGGATTAGTGTAGCAGTTCCTGGACTTCTTCTTTGGGGATTATTGTGCTGCTCCCCCACCTAGACCTATTGCTGTTGTGTTGCACTGTGTTTGTGTTCTCTGGGTTTGCGTGTGCGTTGAACCTTGTTGTTACCTGTGTGTTTTGGTCcaggctttataatataaagcgggagaAACCCTATTTCGTAAAATTTATGGATGTATGTATTTAATATAAGGCCAAAGGCCTTTTCGAACAAAACATCTGTATATAGGGTCTGAATACACAGTCATGCAGGCGACTCCGGGTCGAATTGGTCATCGGAAGGACTCCGTGTGTACCTGATTTCTATCGGTATACGTACTCCCATGGTCACGCTAGGCAATTTCTTTGTAACTGAGATTTGAGAGGGCAGTTGCATGCCGGGTTCATACTTCCCGGTGACTACTTCTAATTGACTTGGACCTGGAGAGTCCCTTATCTTTAAAACCAACGGCAGCGGTGATTTGGCGCCAAATTTAACTACCCAACGATGGGGAATGGGGGAGCCATCTACGTATACGCGACGCGTACGTATAACAATCAGATGGAGCGAAGAAATTGTTTTCGTTTGCCTATCCATGCTCTCTACCAGCTATGGAACGGATGTTGCGCTCTttgtttttgaacttttcaaaaatgcTCTTTGTTTTTGTGGTATATATGGATGTAGTCAGAACTTCGTTTAGCTTTCTAAACAGAGCTAGACTAGAAAGCCTGAAAATAACAGAGGAGAACAAAAAACAGAGATGATAACCAATCTTGGTTGGATGGTTAGTGGGACTAGAAACCCCGAAAATGAACAAATTTGATTCAAACTCAAATAAACCGGACGATATTCATTTAAACTAGGATAATTTTTACATAAACCGGACGAAATTACGATCTGGCGAACTCAAAACCTTACAAAATCTAACCCTACACTAACCTAAATTGACGGTGACATCATAGGCCATGTCGGGCTGGCCGCCGGCTCCTCTGTCATCGTCCTCGGAGCCGTCGTCGGAGTCAGGCTTGGGGCGGCGAAAGGGCGCGGTAGGGCTTTCCGGCAGCATCCTACCGctcgcggatgatcctctctgcatCCTCCTGCGCCTTGCACAGTGCGGCCGCGATCACCGATGACGTGGGCGAGGGGGAGGGCggtgggccttggaggaggtggcaGTCTCGCTGAGAGACCACTTCTCTCCATACTTGGCCATCTCCCCGTGTcaaggcggcggagacggcgttTGCTCGTCTCCACCGTCGTCTTGGAGCGATCCAAGGCCCAGGCGTACGCCAGCTCTGGGTCCGCCGCGATGTATGGCGGCGGGACGTCGGAGTCCGCGAACTTCGACCGACGCGCTATGTTGCACCTGTCCCACCGTCGTTGCTCCCTGTCGGCGTACTCTGCCACCGTTAGGGCGCTCCGGCAGGACGAGTTGCTGTCGTCGCCGAGGTAGTGGTGAAGGCGAACGCACGCCTTTGCGGCGACCGACTGGGGCAGGGGTAGCGGCAAGTGCCGCTCCTCCTTCACGCGTCGAGGCAGCGGCAAGAGCCGCTCCTGCTTGACGCCTAGGGGATGCGGTGAGAGGGGCTCCTCCTTGATGCAACGTCCGATTTGTATGCCACGGTAGCGCAGAGGAGAGCGGGGAGGGGACACGGGGGCGAGGCGGTTGGGGTTGTTTGGTGGGTCAGGTTAGCCAGACTTGAACGTGGCAGTGGTCCAGACGGCTGCAaagtcccccccccccactttgtctccggtttgcggggAAAACACGTCTGGACCGCCGAGCGGACTGATACAGGACTGCgttggatggcaaaacacgtcTGAACCACGTGATCCGGACGGTTcgagggtcggcgttggagatgccctaagtgcgTGTGTACGGTGCTTTCAGATTTTGTGTGTATACACACACAAAATTGAATCAACTAAAACTTTTTAAAGATTTCATGGTAACAAAAACAATTAAATTTTTCAATACTGTGCGTGTTGCAACACGCTAACTCACGTATTCGCCTCCTCTGAAAACAATACTAGGGTTCCTCTGCCTTTCGTCGGCGCTGCCGGTAATCCGCCTCGTCTTCGGTGGCCTTACAGCCAGGAGGGCGTGGTGGATCCAGTCCTTGCCGGTGGATGTTTTTAGACGCTTCTTctaattttgttagggtttatgTCATGCTCAGGAAAGCATGAGACGACGGTGGCTCtctgaagatgaaataaggttctccccgtctagcccccgttttgatggtgcgtctagcatcattggtgggcatgtggaggtgtgtctccggcgggtTTGTCTTTGAtgaatttgctcggatctcgttgcCGTTCGTCTTTCTTCAAGTTgaatcctttcgatctacgttacTGTTCATCAGTGGCGGTTGCTGTTCTAGCGCGTTGGTCCTAGGGGGCTTAGCATGACTacttcccgactatctactacaaaAGTTTTGCCCAGTTCCGATGAAGGAGGGGCGAAGATGCCGGCGCggcttcggctcgcttcagtgtttgtagcCATCGTTAGGTGCTCTATGACTCTGGATGTATTTTTCTGATGTTTGTTGTACTGCCATAATTGAAATAAATAGATCAAAAGTTTTCCtgaaaaataataattaaattttACTTGATGTAACGCTAACATCACCATATTATATGTGTCATGAAATGACTATCATAAAATTCATGCGACATTGTAAAGGGAAACACGCAGGACACGTACCTGCGCAGCTATGCCGGCAGCCTGATTGTCTCGTGATCCGTAAAGTCATTGGATACCACATGAGGGCACAATAAGTTTTAAGTTTTAGCTCTTATAATTTTGTCGGTCGCCTGTACCAAATTTCAGCTGTTGAAACTTAACAAAGTTGCAAAAGCCCATCAAAACATATTAAAAATTTATATTATTTAAAATCCCTCATCACAAGAAACGCAAATATGCAAACGAAACTTAATTTAAATTTTTGATTTAAAAACTACAAAAGATTGAAAATCAAAAGGCAAAATCAAAATGGGTCGCGTGCCCGGCTCCTGCGTGCCACAGATCATTGTAAATAGTAGTTGTAGGGATGTTGCTGCCTCGTCGACTAGCCGGCGGAGTAGAATGGATAAACAGGATACGGGATTTCTGCCTGCCTTGGTTCTAGCCATGTTCTTAGAcatccaaaaaaaataaaaaatggggaGCATGTTCTTAGAGGAGTAGAGGtgattaataaataaaacaagctAAATTAAACTTCGATACATTATGTCTGACCCCACACACACACCAGTATAAAACCAACGCTAACCCTGGCTGCCGCCTAATCATTTCCCAGTTGCAACTGCACCTAATCACAAGTTGAGAGCACGAGACGAGGAGACCACGTCCTCTTCCACGCACGCCAACCCCATTAGGTCTCGCTAGCTTGCCGGCGAGCGTCGACCATGGCGGCCACCAACCCACGACCAGGCGCACCAACTCCACCCCCCGCATGCCTTAACTGATCGACCGATCCCTGTCATCTCCGGACATCGCCAGCCCGCTGCACGGTTCCGTACCGTCCTCCTTCCACGACGGCGGCGGCCAACCCGAAGCTACGACGAGCACCGCACCGTGAGTCCTGCTGCCGCAATCGTCGGCGACGATGATGGTTATGGGCTACTTCCGCGCGCCCAGGATCGGCGgcaggaggaaggagaggaagggcaaggccGGCGCGGCGCCGCAGGCCGAGGAGGCGGGGCTCCGGGAGGCGCTGCTGGAGCCGGCCGGCGGCGACGTGCTCCCCAAGGGGTACTTCGCGGTGTACGtcggggaggaggcgcgccggtTCGTGGTGCCCACGGGGTACCTGCGCGAGCCGGCGTTCCGGGACCTCATGGAGCGCGCCGCCGACGAGTTCGGCTTCGCGCAGGCGGGCGGCCTGCGCGTGCCCTGCGCCGAGGAGGACTTCGAGGAGCTGCTACGCCGGCTCCACCGCAAGAacggctccggcagcggcaagGGGAAGAACTAAGGAAGAAGGCCCATTGCTCCATTAGCCAGAGCTTGGACGACGCCATGGCAGCGGCACCGGCGGCCGTGGCCGTGCCGTGCCGCGCCCGCGCGTACGTAGAATGATGTGTTTATTTACTTTTAAAATTAGCTAGATCGCTTCGCGTTTGGTTCTTGATTGTACAGAGTGCAAACGGCCACATGCATGATGCGTTAGCTTAGCTTCGTGCATGGTGTGTTGATCGTCATCGTTGGTTTCATGCAAGATTTGAAGTTCATATCATCTCCCTTTCGTTTTTACTGCTGATTTGGACGAAGACACGGTACGGTCTTCAGTACGGAAGTCGCAAAGTAGTAACATATACTACTCTGGAAGTTTTCTTTGGGATGACAGGAAAAACAAGCATCCTAGCTAGAGGACGAAATTTCTTTGGACATTGTCCTAGATTCTTATCTACCGATTATCGGGGGACTAATTCAGCTTCAATGTTTTTCCACAAGCATGAAATTTCTTGTGACATAAGGTCACTCGAATTCTAAGCCTAACTTCGACAGTAATTCTGACTGATAACATACGAGTTATGAGTCATAAAAATTACTATATCATTAAATACCTCTTTCTAACACGAATAGAAACTACTGAACGCATGATGATTCCTTGTACAAAATTCGCACCATGCAACATCGACTGGTCGCTGCACTTTCAGTTCAACTCACCGACGATTCGATCTGCTACATCATGCAAAATTCATCCGAGAAATATCATCCGTATACCACTGCTCAATACGAATTCATTGTATGCCTCATATTTCGACGGTCAAATTCATGATGATAGTTAAGCCCAAATTTGAGGAGCCTTTGTATATTTGGACGAAGGGAATACTAACACAATATGGTCTCCGATCTACAAGATACTTATGAAAGCAATAATTCAGGTTCACTATTTTTTTTTTAAAGAATTCATATCTATTCTAAAGGTTCACTATAAGTGCAAAGCATTTCAAAAGTAATAAAAATTGCATCGACTTATTTGGACCACTGACCACTGTTGTCGCCTGAAAGAGTTGCCGACGCGCCGTTGTCGCAGCTCTCATATCTGAGCCGACCTAACCTTGTCGACGACAGTATGAAAGTCTTTGTgcatgtgcccctaaggaccagcacCCTAAGCCGTAGTCGTCGTCGTTGAACTCTCGAATCGATCGAGAGAATCTGACACCAAATCTCATTGTCGTGTATGCAAGGCGAAAAATGCTAACCTCACCAAGGAGCCGACAGGAATATACGCTGGAGCTCCATCGACGAACTCAAGAAGATCGAAACGCAGAAGACCAACTCAAAAATGAAGCGCCGCACATGAGCTTTGTCCCCGCGAGGACTAAGAACCCTAACATATCGATCTACTAGCCAGAGTGAAGGCACAATTATTTGCCTCCCTGCCACCGATCGCTGGTGCAACATGCAGAACGGTGGTGAATCCACGAGCTCGTCAATGGAGATCAAGGAGAAGAAGGCTTTCACATAGTCGCGTGCAAGAGGGGAAAGAAAGAGTCATGTGATGATCATAGTTTCTTTTTGACAAAAAAGAAAAATAGTTGGAGCTCCAAGGAGCCGGCAGGAATCTACGCTGGAGCTCCATCTAATCCATACCGAGGGACGAACTTGAGCAAGATCGGAGCCCAGAAGACCAACTCGAGAATAAAACGCAATCATCCACCTGAGCTCAACCCCTGCAAGGACTAAAAGCCCTAACCTATCTACTAGCCGGAGTCGAGACACAATGATTCCCCTCCTAGCCACCGACCAGTGGAGCAACATGCAGAAGGGAGGCAAATCCAAGAACTCGTCGACAAAGATCAAGGAGAGAAAGGCTTTCTTTCAGCTANNNNNNNNNNNNNNNNNNNNNNNNNNNNNNNNNNNNNNNNNNNNNNNNNNNNNNNNNNNNNNNNNNNNNNNNNNNNNNNNNNNNNNNNNNNNNNNNNNNNNNNNNNNNNNNNNNNNNNNNNNNNNNNNNNNNNNNNNNNNNNNNNNNNNNNNNNNNNNNNNNNNNNNNNNNNNNNNNNNNNNNNNNNNNNNNNNNNNNNNNNNNNNNNNNNNNNNNNNNNNNNNNNNNNNNNNNNNNNNNNNNNNNNNNNNNNNNNGAGGTTCACAATTTGTTTGTCAAACTAGCTAAATAGTTGCACATTGGTATGAATAGAAGAAGTTGGACCGCCTggacaacagacactgaagaatTGGCAAATCACATTGGAATATTTTCTTTCATCCTTTTTTTATGAATCATTTATTTCTTTTTCGTTCACTAAGCAACTTCCGATATTATCACTGCTTAAAAATAATTAATTGACAAAATAAAAAACTAGATACTCCTTAACCGAAAAGTACAACCAAAACATGTTCAGTTATAGTTTTCACACAAACAAGGAAAGAGCAATTGCGCACACAGGCACACCATAGGGCTGCATGCATGGTGTGTTTAATCATCGTCACTTTCATGGAAGTTTGGAAGTTAACATCATCTCCCTTTCGTTTTTACTTTGCTTTAGACATAGACACGGCCATTAATATGAATATGACAACGCAACATATTCTAGAAGTTTCTTATTGGAATGGCAGGAAAATTAATGCCAAGTATGAAATTTCTTCGGGTATACTCCTCAGTCCAAGTATGTAAGGTCGCTCGAATTTTGAGTTTAACTTTGACAATAATTTTGACTCACGAATTATGAGTAATATGTCATAAAAGAAGTTACACCGTTGGAAACCTTTCGGTATGAATCCAATGGTATATTTTTTATGGCGTGTAACTCATATTATATTAATCTAATTCATGGTCAATGTGTTTTTTTTGCACAAAATTCATGGTCAAAGTTAGAATTCAATTTCATTATTTGTTTGAAAACTAGCTAAATGGTTGCGCATTGGTACCGATAAAAGAAAGGGCCGCTTCGAGAACAACCGTATGAAATTCCAAAAACTCATAAATAATTATTTCTTTGATTCATTCCTTTTTTGTTCACAGTAAGCACCTTCCTATAAACAATTAGTTAGTAAAATACATTGCATACTTCTAAACCAAAAATTGCAACAAAAATAGGTTCAGTTTTGGATTTCACCAAACAAAGAAAGTGTAAGTGCACAATCTAGTGACATGCCTAATAAACAAAAATAAAGAGAAAATTG
Protein-coding regions in this window:
- the LOC123169945 gene encoding auxin-responsive protein SAUR19; translation: MMVMGYFRAPRIGGRRKERKGKAGAAPQAEEAGLREALLEPAGGDVLPKGYFAVYVGEEARRFVVPTGYLREPAFRDLMERAADEFGFAQAGGLRVPCAEEDFEELLRRLHRKNGSGSGKGKN